Proteins encoded within one genomic window of Agelaius phoeniceus isolate bAgePho1 chromosome Z, bAgePho1.hap1, whole genome shotgun sequence:
- the LOC143691860 gene encoding PALM2-AKAP2 fusion protein-like isoform X3, whose amino-acid sequence MEIEVPVSEHKSITTVASPHPTDNPTHFFSPASSRNGLRDRHESLDSEVAKEIRYLDEVLEANCCDSAADSTFNGTSSPEPSAVSVMDGSGASANVNKESVSSEREENVADKQVSLEVETCEANITDENLKSNGHSVGGLKEDTKESLKVPGSPTSSNSSRRSSKDGETTLTTLKKEAKFELRAFHEDKKPSKLFEDEEEKEKYRVRKVRPSEEMIELEKERRELIKSQAVKKNPNIAAKWWNPPQEKPLEDQLDEEHLESHKKYKERKERQQQQGAAPTSPKQVSCSSVSPEPVNIKKEDIVTEQIDFSAARKQFQLMENSGPSQGQAPPRRSVTPKMFSVKPFYKSLNSPYVDRPMSSVTRPVSVCGQTGQLEGNNATVVKAQKVSCSSEDDKSTQNTTADTARDLPCSDSPRAGPASKLWAEDGEFMSARAVFTMVKDDGQGILDHFPKSGSASSPPEELDSGLDDLSVRSQDTTVLETLSNDFSMDNVSDSGASNETMSALQESSLADFSLPQTPQAETPAECRAEGISKSFSDPGCDSPSSALADSMLMDDQLDYQAGLLVQNAIQQAIAEQVEKGNPKEEGIPAEKEASAKEQPASTGPGPASKEHQNPTFEPPQVSSPVQEKRDTIPKTSKEEDSGLREGKSLQQSPMYSASQPFLVEENRHEVSYFSKYSEAAELRSTASILATQEPEVTVGPFKLRSRKQRTLSMIEEEIRAAQEREEELKRQRQGLQMAPSPVTKSAPPMPTRTVSYKTAPGKIEKIKPPPSSITEGPASQLDPPPEESAGAQRPKNLMQTLMEDYETHKTKRRERMDDSAYTCKLLSSKVTSEVLEATRVNRRKSALALRWEAGIYANREEDE is encoded by the exons gaAGTTCCAGTTTCTGAACATAAAAGCATCACCACAGTGGCTTCACCACATCCCACAGACAATCCAACCCACTTCTTTTCGCCTGCTTCCAGCCGAAATGGACTTAGGGACAGGCATGAATCTCTGGACAGTGAAGTTGCTAAAGAGATCAGATACCTAGATGAAGTGCTGGAGGCAAATTGTTGCGATTCTGCTGCAGACAGTACATTTAATGGGACATCCTCCCCTGAACCAAGTGCAGTCTCCGTTATGGATGGTTCAGGAGCATCTGCTAATGTCAATAAAGAGTCAGTATCTagtgaaagggaagaaaatgtaGCAGACAAGCAGGTATCCTTGGAGGTTGAGACATGTGAAGCTAATATAACAGATGAGAATCTGAAATCCAATGGCCATTCCGTGGGTGGTCTGAAAGAAGACACTAAGGAGAGTCTGAAGGTGCCAGGAAGTCCCACTTCTTCCAACAGTTCCAGAAGATCCTCTAAGGATGGAGAGACAACTCTTACAACCCTtaagaaagaagcaaagttTGAACTGCGAGCCTTCCATGAAGATAAAAAGCCCTCAAAGCTCTTtgaagatgaggaagagaaagaaaaatacagagtcCGCAAAGTGAGACCATCAGAGGAAATGATCGaacttgaaaaagaaagaagggaacTCATTAAAAGCCAGGCTGTCAAGAAGAACCCCAACATTGCTGCCAAATGGTGGAACCCTCCTCAGGAGAAGCCCCTGGAGGATCAACTGGATGAAGAGCATCTGGAGTCTCACAAGAAGTACAAGGAACGtaaggagaggcagcagcagcaaggtgCAGCACCAACATCCCCCAAACAGGTCAGCTGCTCCTCTGTATCCCCAGAGCCTGTCAATATCAAGAAAGAAGATATTGTCACAGAGCAAATTGACTTCTCAGCTGCCAGGAAGCAGTTCCAGCTGATGGAGAATTCAGGTCCATCTCAGGGTCAGGCCCCACCAAGGCGGTCAGTAACACCCAAAATGTTCTCTGTCAAACCCTTCTACAAAAGCCTCAATTCTCCATATGTGGACAGGCCGATGTCGTCCGTGACAAGACCCGTTTCAGTGTGTGGGCAAACTGGACAGCTTGAGGGTAACAACGCCACGGTCGTCAAAGCACAGAAGGTCTCCTGTAGCTCAGAAGATGACAAAAGCACTCAGAATACCACAGCTGACACAGCACGAGACTTACCTTGCAGTGAtagccccagagctggaccaGCCTCAAAACTGTGGGCAGAGGATGGAGAATTCATGAGTGCAAGGGCAGTCTTCACAATGGTCAAGGACGATGGACAGGGAATTCTAGATCACTTCCCAAAGTCAGGAAGCGCCTCTTCGCCGCCAGAGGAGCTTGACTCCGGTTTGGATGACTTGTCTGTCAGGTCTCAGGATACCACGGTCTTGGAGACCCTTTCCAATGACTTCAGCATGGATAACGTAAGTGACAGCGGTGCCTCCAATGAGACCATGAGCGCCCTGCAGGAAAGCTCTCTAGCGGATTTCTCTCTGCCGCAGACCCCACAGGCTGAAACTCCAGCAGAGTGCAGGGCTGAAGGCATCTCCAAGTCTTTCAGTGACCCAGGCTGTGATTCACCCTCCTCTGCCTTGGCAGATTCCATGCTGATGGATGACCAGCTGGACTACCAGGCTGGCCTGCTAGTTCAAAACGCCATCCAACAAGCCATAGCTGAGCAGGTGGAGAAAGGAAACCCAAAGGAAGAAGGAATCCCAGCAGAGAAAGAGGCCTCAGCCAAAGAGCAGCCAGCCAGCACTGGGCCAGGTCCAGCCTCCAAGGAGCATCAAAACCCAACGTTTGAGCCACCCCAGGTGTCTTCACCAGTTCAAGAGAAAAGGGACACCATACCAAAGACTTCAAAAGAGGAAGACTCAGGactcagggaagggaagagttTGCAGCAGTCACCCATGTACTCAGCCAGCCAGCCATTTCTTGTGGAAGAAAACAGGCATGAAGTCAGCTATTTCAGCAAGTattcagaggcagcagagcttcGGAGCACTGCCTCCATCCTGGCCACACAGGAGCCTGAAGTGACTGTGGGCCCTTTCAAGTTGCGGTCAAGGAAACAGCGGACTTTGTCCATGATTGAAGAAGAGATCAGAGCTGCCCAGGAACGAGAAGAGGAGCTGAAGAGGCAGCGGCAGGGTTTGCAAATGGCACCAAGCCCTGTTACAAAGAGTGCACCACCCATGCCCACCAGAACCGTGTCTTACAAAACTGCACCAG GGAAGATAGAGAAGATCAAGCCTCCTCCATCCTCCATCACAGAAGGCCCTGCCTCACAGTTGGACCCTCCACCCGAGGAGTCTGCAGGAGCCCAGCGACCCAAGAACCTGATGCAGACCCTGATGGAGGATTATGAAACACACAAAACCAAGAGACGAGAAAGGATGGACGACAGTGCG TACACCTGTAAATTACTGTCTAGCAAGGTTACTTCTGAG
- the LOC143691860 gene encoding PALM2-AKAP2 fusion protein-like isoform X1: MLLRDPSGPCSCESSEAKKGAGKSSRIPEDDIRLRKNRDQNCANFLEPSTVLATKEEKMEIEVPVSEHKSITTVASPHPTDNPTHFFSPASSRNGLRDRHESLDSEVAKEIRYLDEVLEANCCDSAADSTFNGTSSPEPSAVSVMDGSGASANVNKESVSSEREENVADKQVSLEVETCEANITDENLKSNGHSVGGLKEDTKESLKVPGSPTSSNSSRRSSKDGETTLTTLKKEAKFELRAFHEDKKPSKLFEDEEEKEKYRVRKVRPSEEMIELEKERRELIKSQAVKKNPNIAAKWWNPPQEKPLEDQLDEEHLESHKKYKERKERQQQQGAAPTSPKQVSCSSVSPEPVNIKKEDIVTEQIDFSAARKQFQLMENSGPSQGQAPPRRSVTPKMFSVKPFYKSLNSPYVDRPMSSVTRPVSVCGQTGQLEGNNATVVKAQKVSCSSEDDKSTQNTTADTARDLPCSDSPRAGPASKLWAEDGEFMSARAVFTMVKDDGQGILDHFPKSGSASSPPEELDSGLDDLSVRSQDTTVLETLSNDFSMDNVSDSGASNETMSALQESSLADFSLPQTPQAETPAECRAEGISKSFSDPGCDSPSSALADSMLMDDQLDYQAGLLVQNAIQQAIAEQVEKGNPKEEGIPAEKEASAKEQPASTGPGPASKEHQNPTFEPPQVSSPVQEKRDTIPKTSKEEDSGLREGKSLQQSPMYSASQPFLVEENRHEVSYFSKYSEAAELRSTASILATQEPEVTVGPFKLRSRKQRTLSMIEEEIRAAQEREEELKRQRQGLQMAPSPVTKSAPPMPTRTVSYKTAPGKIEKIKPPPSSITEGPASQLDPPPEESAGAQRPKNLMQTLMEDYETHKTKRRERMDDSAYTCKLLSSKVTSEVLEATRVNRRKSALALRWEAGIYANREEDE; encoded by the exons gaAGTTCCAGTTTCTGAACATAAAAGCATCACCACAGTGGCTTCACCACATCCCACAGACAATCCAACCCACTTCTTTTCGCCTGCTTCCAGCCGAAATGGACTTAGGGACAGGCATGAATCTCTGGACAGTGAAGTTGCTAAAGAGATCAGATACCTAGATGAAGTGCTGGAGGCAAATTGTTGCGATTCTGCTGCAGACAGTACATTTAATGGGACATCCTCCCCTGAACCAAGTGCAGTCTCCGTTATGGATGGTTCAGGAGCATCTGCTAATGTCAATAAAGAGTCAGTATCTagtgaaagggaagaaaatgtaGCAGACAAGCAGGTATCCTTGGAGGTTGAGACATGTGAAGCTAATATAACAGATGAGAATCTGAAATCCAATGGCCATTCCGTGGGTGGTCTGAAAGAAGACACTAAGGAGAGTCTGAAGGTGCCAGGAAGTCCCACTTCTTCCAACAGTTCCAGAAGATCCTCTAAGGATGGAGAGACAACTCTTACAACCCTtaagaaagaagcaaagttTGAACTGCGAGCCTTCCATGAAGATAAAAAGCCCTCAAAGCTCTTtgaagatgaggaagagaaagaaaaatacagagtcCGCAAAGTGAGACCATCAGAGGAAATGATCGaacttgaaaaagaaagaagggaacTCATTAAAAGCCAGGCTGTCAAGAAGAACCCCAACATTGCTGCCAAATGGTGGAACCCTCCTCAGGAGAAGCCCCTGGAGGATCAACTGGATGAAGAGCATCTGGAGTCTCACAAGAAGTACAAGGAACGtaaggagaggcagcagcagcaaggtgCAGCACCAACATCCCCCAAACAGGTCAGCTGCTCCTCTGTATCCCCAGAGCCTGTCAATATCAAGAAAGAAGATATTGTCACAGAGCAAATTGACTTCTCAGCTGCCAGGAAGCAGTTCCAGCTGATGGAGAATTCAGGTCCATCTCAGGGTCAGGCCCCACCAAGGCGGTCAGTAACACCCAAAATGTTCTCTGTCAAACCCTTCTACAAAAGCCTCAATTCTCCATATGTGGACAGGCCGATGTCGTCCGTGACAAGACCCGTTTCAGTGTGTGGGCAAACTGGACAGCTTGAGGGTAACAACGCCACGGTCGTCAAAGCACAGAAGGTCTCCTGTAGCTCAGAAGATGACAAAAGCACTCAGAATACCACAGCTGACACAGCACGAGACTTACCTTGCAGTGAtagccccagagctggaccaGCCTCAAAACTGTGGGCAGAGGATGGAGAATTCATGAGTGCAAGGGCAGTCTTCACAATGGTCAAGGACGATGGACAGGGAATTCTAGATCACTTCCCAAAGTCAGGAAGCGCCTCTTCGCCGCCAGAGGAGCTTGACTCCGGTTTGGATGACTTGTCTGTCAGGTCTCAGGATACCACGGTCTTGGAGACCCTTTCCAATGACTTCAGCATGGATAACGTAAGTGACAGCGGTGCCTCCAATGAGACCATGAGCGCCCTGCAGGAAAGCTCTCTAGCGGATTTCTCTCTGCCGCAGACCCCACAGGCTGAAACTCCAGCAGAGTGCAGGGCTGAAGGCATCTCCAAGTCTTTCAGTGACCCAGGCTGTGATTCACCCTCCTCTGCCTTGGCAGATTCCATGCTGATGGATGACCAGCTGGACTACCAGGCTGGCCTGCTAGTTCAAAACGCCATCCAACAAGCCATAGCTGAGCAGGTGGAGAAAGGAAACCCAAAGGAAGAAGGAATCCCAGCAGAGAAAGAGGCCTCAGCCAAAGAGCAGCCAGCCAGCACTGGGCCAGGTCCAGCCTCCAAGGAGCATCAAAACCCAACGTTTGAGCCACCCCAGGTGTCTTCACCAGTTCAAGAGAAAAGGGACACCATACCAAAGACTTCAAAAGAGGAAGACTCAGGactcagggaagggaagagttTGCAGCAGTCACCCATGTACTCAGCCAGCCAGCCATTTCTTGTGGAAGAAAACAGGCATGAAGTCAGCTATTTCAGCAAGTattcagaggcagcagagcttcGGAGCACTGCCTCCATCCTGGCCACACAGGAGCCTGAAGTGACTGTGGGCCCTTTCAAGTTGCGGTCAAGGAAACAGCGGACTTTGTCCATGATTGAAGAAGAGATCAGAGCTGCCCAGGAACGAGAAGAGGAGCTGAAGAGGCAGCGGCAGGGTTTGCAAATGGCACCAAGCCCTGTTACAAAGAGTGCACCACCCATGCCCACCAGAACCGTGTCTTACAAAACTGCACCAG GGAAGATAGAGAAGATCAAGCCTCCTCCATCCTCCATCACAGAAGGCCCTGCCTCACAGTTGGACCCTCCACCCGAGGAGTCTGCAGGAGCCCAGCGACCCAAGAACCTGATGCAGACCCTGATGGAGGATTATGAAACACACAAAACCAAGAGACGAGAAAGGATGGACGACAGTGCG TACACCTGTAAATTACTGTCTAGCAAGGTTACTTCTGAG